Proteins from a single region of Abyssalbus ytuae:
- a CDS encoding DUF4296 domain-containing protein: MTANKILAAFFMVFALSCNRSVVEKPDDIITEKQMVDVLYDIAIVRANMGTGKSKENYKGLSPEEYIYKKYQIDSTRLSNSIIYYTSKPEKNVEIYTKVEERLQAVKETLEKEKDSIQESLKTKKDSLKLIKKR; encoded by the coding sequence ATGACAGCAAATAAAATTCTGGCAGCATTCTTTATGGTTTTTGCACTGTCCTGTAACAGGAGTGTAGTAGAAAAACCAGATGATATCATCACTGAAAAACAAATGGTGGATGTTTTGTATGATATTGCAATAGTACGGGCAAATATGGGAACAGGTAAGTCAAAAGAAAACTACAAAGGATTATCACCTGAAGAATACATTTATAAAAAATATCAAATAGACAGTACCCGACTTTCCAACAGTATTATTTATTACACCTCAAAACCCGAAAAAAATGTTGAGATTTATACAAAAGTAGAAGAACGCCTGCAGGCAGTAAAAGAAACACTGGAAAAAGAAAAAGATTCAATCCAGGAATCCCTTAAAACTAAAAAAGATTCTTTAAAATTGATCAAAAAGCGCTAG